A region of Rhodoferax potami DNA encodes the following proteins:
- a CDS encoding zinc-dependent alcohol dehydrogenase family protein: MQAVVYEAFSAPPRLQTVPDPTPESHGVVVKVQATGVCRSDWHGWVGHDTDIVLPHVPGHELAGTVEAVGKDVTRWKVGDRVTVPFVGGCGSCPECHSGNQQVCEKQFQPGFTHWGSFAQYVSIHKADLNLVALPESLDFATAASLGCRFVTSFRAVVDQGKTSAGQWVAVHGCGGVGLSAIMIAHAVGANVVAIDISDDKLAMARAMGAVATVNANKVANVVEAVMEITQGGAHVSLDALGHPTTCFNSISNLRRRGKHIQVGLMLAENSTPAIPMAKVIAHELEILGSHGMQAHRYGAMLDMVRTGKLAPEKLVGKKINLQQSIDALMNMDKFEVAGVTVITEF; encoded by the coding sequence ATGCAAGCCGTTGTCTACGAAGCCTTCTCCGCCCCACCACGTCTGCAAACCGTGCCGGACCCGACGCCTGAGTCGCATGGCGTGGTCGTGAAGGTGCAGGCCACGGGCGTGTGCCGCAGCGACTGGCATGGCTGGGTGGGGCATGACACCGACATCGTGCTGCCCCACGTGCCCGGCCACGAGCTGGCCGGCACGGTGGAGGCCGTGGGCAAAGACGTGACCCGCTGGAAGGTGGGCGACCGCGTCACCGTGCCTTTTGTAGGCGGCTGCGGCAGCTGCCCGGAATGCCACTCCGGCAACCAGCAGGTGTGCGAAAAGCAGTTCCAGCCCGGCTTCACGCACTGGGGCTCGTTCGCGCAATACGTGTCTATCCACAAGGCGGACCTGAATCTCGTGGCCCTGCCCGAGAGCCTGGACTTTGCCACCGCCGCCAGCCTGGGCTGCCGCTTTGTGACCTCATTCCGCGCGGTGGTCGATCAGGGCAAAACCTCTGCGGGCCAATGGGTGGCGGTGCACGGCTGTGGCGGCGTGGGCCTGTCAGCCATCATGATTGCCCATGCGGTGGGCGCCAATGTGGTGGCCATCGACATCTCGGACGACAAGCTCGCCATGGCCCGCGCCATGGGTGCGGTGGCCACGGTCAACGCCAACAAGGTGGCCAACGTGGTCGAAGCGGTGATGGAGATCACACAAGGCGGCGCGCATGTGTCGCTGGACGCACTGGGCCACCCCACCACTTGCTTCAACTCCATCAGCAACCTGCGCCGACGGGGCAAACACATTCAGGTGGGGTTGATGCTGGCCGAGAACAGCACGCCGGCCATTCCCATGGCCAAGGTCATCGCCCATGAGCTGGAGATTTTGGGCAGCCACGGCATGCAGGCCCACCGCTACGGCGCCATGCTCGACATGGTGCGCACCGGCAAGCTGGCGCCTGAAAAGCTGGTGGGCAAAAAGATCAACCTTCAACAGTCCATCGATGCGCTGATGAACATGGACAAGTTCGAGGTAGCCGGCGTGACCGTGATTACGGAGTTCTGA
- a CDS encoding efflux transporter outer membrane subunit — protein sequence MRLLLLPLVLCLSACSLIPELVKPASPVPPKFPDAGLASTHAPVADLDWHSMFVDKRLQHLIGLAVKNNRDLRMAALNVDAVRVQYGIQNASRLPEFDATGTAVRQRTTAIVESSQTTSTAVQEQYGVSLGLNAFEVDLFGRVRSLSRAAFARYLASDHGRRATQITLIGAVADAYFAERLAQEQQELAERTLADWSRSLELVRMLKEAKQNSGLDVAQAEGQVESAKADVEARVRMVKQARNALHVLVGTEIQEDLPAPLPLGDQAVMTQLPAGLPSDLLLRRPDILQAEQNLTAANADIGAARAAFFPRLSLTTSVGYASPNTSSLFDAGSRVWTFAPQLTLPIFQGGKLRAELRLAEVRKSSAVVEYEKAIQTAFREVADALAGQETYGRQVEAQTRVVTLAQRRTELSALRYRAGLEGRLELLDSQRQLYAARQALLDLRRNAFANAIALYKALGGGLVGDASEVSHAQ from the coding sequence ATGCGTTTACTCCTACTTCCACTGGTCTTGTGCCTGTCGGCTTGCTCGCTCATCCCCGAGCTGGTCAAGCCGGCATCTCCCGTTCCACCCAAATTCCCGGATGCAGGGCTTGCATCGACCCACGCACCTGTGGCTGATCTGGATTGGCATTCGATGTTCGTCGACAAGCGCTTGCAACACCTCATTGGGCTGGCGGTCAAAAACAACCGCGACCTGCGGATGGCAGCACTGAATGTTGACGCTGTGCGGGTGCAATACGGCATACAGAACGCATCGCGCTTACCTGAGTTTGACGCGACGGGTACGGCTGTGCGTCAGCGCACGACCGCCATCGTTGAATCAAGCCAAACCACTTCTACAGCTGTGCAGGAGCAGTACGGGGTGAGCCTGGGCTTGAACGCCTTCGAAGTGGATTTATTCGGTCGGGTCCGCTCTCTTTCTAGAGCGGCTTTCGCTCGCTACCTGGCAAGCGATCACGGACGCAGGGCCACGCAAATCACGCTGATTGGTGCCGTCGCGGACGCCTATTTTGCGGAGCGCTTGGCACAGGAACAGCAGGAGCTGGCGGAACGCACACTGGCTGACTGGAGCCGGTCGCTCGAACTGGTCCGCATGCTGAAGGAGGCTAAACAGAACAGCGGTTTGGATGTAGCCCAAGCCGAGGGACAGGTCGAAAGTGCAAAGGCTGATGTGGAAGCACGCGTGCGTATGGTGAAGCAGGCCAGAAACGCTTTGCATGTGTTGGTTGGTACCGAGATCCAAGAGGATCTTCCCGCACCATTGCCTTTGGGTGATCAAGCGGTGATGACGCAGTTGCCTGCAGGTCTGCCGTCTGATTTGCTACTCCGACGCCCAGATATTCTGCAGGCCGAACAGAACCTGACAGCTGCCAATGCCGACATTGGCGCGGCGAGGGCGGCATTCTTCCCACGCTTGTCATTGACCACATCCGTGGGCTACGCGAGCCCCAACACGAGTAGCCTGTTCGATGCTGGGAGTCGCGTCTGGACATTCGCACCGCAACTGACCTTGCCCATCTTTCAGGGCGGAAAGTTGCGCGCAGAGTTGCGCCTTGCCGAAGTGCGCAAATCCAGTGCTGTGGTCGAGTACGAAAAAGCCATCCAGACCGCATTCCGCGAAGTCGCCGATGCCTTGGCCGGACAGGAAACCTATGGCCGCCAAGTGGAGGCGCAAACCCGCGTGGTCACCCTCGCGCAGCGTCGCACCGAGCTGTCTGCCTTGCGCTATCGCGCGGGCTTGGAAGGTAGGCTGGAATTGCTGGATTCGCAGCGCCAACTGTATGCCGCAAGACAGGCCCTGCTGGACTTGCGTCGCAATGCATTCGCAAACGCTATCGCGCTCTACAAGGCGCTGGGCGGCGGCTTGGTTGGTGATGCCAGTGAGGTGTCCCATGCTCAATAA
- a CDS encoding methyl-accepting chemotaxis protein: protein MKLRTQVLGLCFAGLLVSVVVGGVALMNGQNIGSAFDESINTNLVLSRSQSADMMHDAIRGDVLLAIMSAQQGDASGVAQAAKDLKEHEEEFQTNMSQMAAAQLSPEVSVEIKKSTPLVTAYIQQADKVITLARSDASAAAAQMQGFNAAFKDLEVAMEQQSDAVAKNVEQFSINTQRLIQRSSIVIASVLIVGAVGFILFGLWLAAVISKPIVGAVSVAERIANGDLTGHIDPSGNDEAIQLLQTMGRMQNSFSGVVQSIKTAADSVSTASAEIAQGNHDLSARTEQQASALEQTAASMEELGSTVKQNADSALMANQLANQASTVAVQGGDVVGQVVETMKGINESSRKIADIISVIDGIAFQTNILALNAAVEAARAGEQGRGFAVVASEVRSLAGRSADAAKEIKSLINASVERVEQGSMLVDKAGETMTEVVSSIRRVTDLMGEISAASSEQSQGVSQIGEAVVNMDTATQQNAALVEEMAAAAGSLKVQAQELVQVVAVFKLGSSELGAGATTRSAPPSQGQPALRKPAAKALLHTQRTVPTAAAQTAGPAPAKLKPPAVPARPAALAATIAKGGDDDWETF, encoded by the coding sequence ATGAAATTGCGCACCCAAGTACTTGGTCTCTGTTTCGCTGGTCTTCTGGTCAGTGTGGTGGTCGGTGGTGTGGCGCTCATGAACGGCCAAAACATCGGCAGTGCCTTCGATGAATCGATCAATACAAACCTCGTTTTAAGCAGAAGCCAGTCGGCTGACATGATGCACGACGCTATTCGCGGAGATGTTCTGCTGGCGATCATGTCGGCCCAACAGGGCGACGCCAGTGGAGTAGCCCAAGCTGCCAAAGACCTGAAAGAGCATGAGGAAGAGTTCCAAACCAACATGTCTCAAATGGCAGCTGCTCAGCTTTCACCAGAAGTTTCTGTAGAAATCAAAAAGTCTACGCCTCTGGTGACTGCCTACATTCAGCAAGCAGACAAGGTCATCACGCTAGCCCGGTCGGATGCTTCGGCGGCGGCTGCTCAGATGCAAGGTTTCAATGCAGCGTTCAAAGACCTTGAAGTAGCCATGGAACAGCAAAGTGATGCAGTGGCGAAAAATGTTGAACAGTTTTCGATAAACACCCAGAGACTCATTCAGCGTTCATCCATCGTGATCGCCAGTGTGTTGATCGTTGGCGCTGTTGGTTTTATTTTGTTCGGCCTGTGGCTCGCAGCCGTTATTTCCAAACCCATTGTTGGCGCAGTGTCTGTCGCCGAAAGAATTGCCAACGGGGACCTTACAGGCCACATTGATCCTAGTGGCAATGACGAGGCCATTCAGTTGCTGCAAACCATGGGCCGGATGCAAAACAGTTTCTCTGGGGTCGTCCAGTCAATAAAAACCGCTGCGGACTCGGTCTCCACCGCCAGCGCTGAGATTGCTCAGGGCAACCACGACCTCTCAGCCCGTACCGAGCAGCAAGCAAGTGCTCTGGAGCAAACAGCCGCTTCCATGGAAGAGTTGGGCTCCACGGTGAAACAGAACGCCGATAGCGCTCTTATGGCCAATCAATTGGCCAACCAGGCCAGCACAGTTGCAGTGCAAGGCGGAGACGTAGTGGGCCAAGTGGTTGAAACCATGAAGGGTATCAACGAATCTAGCCGCAAGATCGCCGACATCATCAGCGTGATCGACGGTATCGCCTTTCAGACCAACATCTTGGCGTTGAACGCCGCTGTCGAAGCTGCACGGGCAGGCGAACAGGGACGTGGCTTTGCGGTTGTAGCCTCAGAGGTACGCAGTTTGGCTGGACGTAGCGCCGACGCTGCCAAGGAAATCAAAAGCCTTATCAACGCCAGCGTTGAACGTGTCGAGCAAGGCTCGATGCTGGTAGACAAAGCGGGTGAGACCATGACCGAGGTGGTGAGCTCCATACGCCGCGTGACAGACTTGATGGGCGAGATCAGCGCTGCTAGCAGCGAGCAATCGCAGGGGGTGTCGCAGATTGGAGAAGCCGTCGTGAACATGGATACGGCGACCCAGCAAAACGCCGCGCTGGTGGAAGAAATGGCTGCCGCGGCCGGAAGTCTCAAGGTGCAAGCTCAGGAGCTGGTGCAAGTCGTGGCGGTATTCAAGCTCGGTTCAAGCGAACTCGGTGCGGGGGCCACTACACGAAGTGCCCCACCCAGCCAAGGACAACCAGCACTGCGCAAACCCGCCGCTAAGGCACTGCTACATACCCAACGCACGGTTCCTACCGCTGCGGCTCAAACCGCGGGGCCAGCGCCTGCGAAGCTCAAGCCCCCGGCTGTACCTGCAAGGCCGGCAGCGCTTGCCGCAACTATCGCTAAAGGTGGCGATGATGACTGGGAAACCTTCTAG
- a CDS encoding multidrug efflux RND transporter permease subunit has protein sequence MSQFFVQRPVFAWVIALFIILLGVLAIPQLPIARYPSVAPPSVSISASFPGATPQTMNDAVLSLIERELPSVKNLLYFESSADASGSASITATFKPGTNPELAQVDVQNKLKTIEARLPQVVRQNGLTVESASSGFLMIVGLKSDDGRYSETELSDYMARNLIEELRLIPGVGKVQLFGAEQAMRIWVDPAKMISYGLSMGDLSSAIVQQNAQIAPGSVGASPALPGQRVTVPLTVQGQLSTPQEFGSVVLRANADGSKVVLADVARVELGAQSYGFSNRENGKVSTSAAVQLAPGANAVRTAKGVQDRLAELSRSMPKGMSYSVPFNTAPFVTISIEKVVHTLMEAMALVFLVMLVFLQNIRYTLIPAIVAPIALLGTFAVMLASGFSINVLTMFGMVLAVGIIVDDAIVVVENVERLMTTERLGPKDATIKAMKEISGAVIGITLVLTAVFIPMALASGSVGVIYQQFTLSMAVSILFSAFLALTLTPALCATLLKPVDPSHHHKGGFFGWFNRRFNSLTRTYETRVERLVKRTGPIMLALMVIVAVLGVLLQKLPSSFLPEEDQGYFMTAIQLPADATAERTLEAVKKYETYIASRPSIQSSMSILGFGFSGSGANTAMAFTVLKDWKERNGTTSQSEAALTQEAMASLNEGTAMNMLPPAIDELGTSSGFTMQLLDRANRGYPALLAAQSQLLGLAAQSKIVNGVYPYGLPTGTSIRLDIDRLKAEALGVPFTGISEMLSTAMGSTYVGDFPNAGRMQQIIIQADAPARMQIDQVLKLHVRNARGGMVPLSELVRPVWNETPVQMVRFQGFPSMRLSGNAGPGVSSGAAMAEMERLAQQLPPGFAVAWTGQSLQERQSASQAPMLMALSMLVVFLVLAALYESWTIPLSVMLVVPLGLIGAVAAVMLRGLPNDVFFKVGMITVIGLSAKNAILIIEFAKQLREQGKGLVESAVEAARLRLRPILMTSLAFGLGVVPLVIASGASAETQHAIGTGVLGGVIAATVLAIFFVPVFFVFVMGWQERIKQRWAGRTAAIAISPPQES, from the coding sequence ATGTCCCAATTTTTTGTCCAACGCCCCGTGTTTGCCTGGGTGATCGCATTGTTCATCATCCTGCTGGGGGTGCTTGCCATTCCGCAGTTACCCATCGCCCGCTATCCGTCGGTAGCACCTCCATCGGTCAGTATCAGTGCCAGCTTCCCGGGTGCCACGCCCCAGACCATGAATGACGCTGTGCTCAGCTTGATTGAGCGCGAACTGCCTAGCGTCAAGAACCTGCTGTACTTCGAGTCCTCGGCCGACGCCTCGGGTTCGGCCTCCATTACAGCCACGTTTAAGCCCGGCACGAATCCGGAGTTGGCGCAGGTCGATGTGCAGAACAAGCTCAAGACCATCGAAGCGCGCCTGCCGCAGGTGGTGCGCCAGAACGGGTTGACGGTGGAGTCTGCGTCGTCAGGCTTCCTGATGATTGTGGGCCTGAAGTCTGACGATGGTCGCTACAGCGAAACCGAGCTCAGCGACTACATGGCGCGCAACCTGATCGAGGAGCTGCGGCTCATTCCGGGCGTGGGCAAGGTGCAATTGTTCGGCGCCGAGCAGGCCATGCGCATCTGGGTTGATCCTGCCAAGATGATCAGCTACGGACTGTCCATGGGCGACCTGAGCTCGGCCATTGTTCAGCAGAACGCGCAGATTGCACCTGGCAGTGTGGGCGCATCACCGGCCCTGCCGGGGCAGCGCGTTACTGTTCCCCTGACCGTGCAGGGGCAGTTGAGTACGCCCCAGGAATTCGGCAGCGTGGTCTTGCGCGCCAATGCAGACGGCTCCAAGGTCGTGCTCGCCGACGTGGCCCGCGTTGAACTCGGTGCCCAGTCTTACGGGTTTTCCAACCGCGAAAACGGCAAGGTATCTACCTCTGCGGCGGTGCAGTTGGCGCCCGGCGCCAATGCCGTTCGGACAGCCAAAGGCGTACAGGACCGCCTGGCCGAACTCAGCCGCTCGATGCCCAAAGGGATGAGCTACTCGGTCCCTTTCAACACGGCTCCGTTTGTCACCATCTCCATCGAAAAGGTGGTGCATACGCTGATGGAAGCCATGGCACTGGTATTTCTGGTGATGCTGGTGTTTCTGCAAAACATCCGCTACACGCTGATTCCAGCCATCGTTGCGCCAATCGCGCTGCTGGGTACCTTTGCGGTGATGCTGGCGTCAGGCTTTTCGATCAATGTGCTCACTATGTTTGGCATGGTGTTGGCCGTCGGGATCATCGTCGATGACGCCATCGTCGTCGTGGAGAACGTCGAGCGCCTCATGACTACGGAAAGATTGGGTCCGAAGGACGCCACGATCAAAGCCATGAAGGAGATATCCGGCGCTGTGATCGGCATCACCCTGGTGCTGACTGCCGTGTTCATACCCATGGCGCTGGCCAGCGGTTCGGTGGGCGTGATCTACCAACAGTTCACGTTGTCCATGGCTGTGTCCATCCTGTTCTCGGCCTTTCTGGCACTGACGCTGACGCCAGCGCTGTGCGCTACCTTGTTAAAGCCGGTGGACCCCAGCCATCACCACAAAGGAGGCTTCTTCGGTTGGTTCAACCGGCGTTTCAACAGCCTGACCCGCACGTACGAAACGCGTGTTGAGCGACTGGTTAAACGCACAGGGCCGATCATGCTGGCGCTCATGGTGATCGTCGCGGTGCTGGGGGTGCTCTTGCAGAAGTTGCCCTCCTCGTTCCTCCCGGAAGAGGACCAAGGGTATTTCATGACCGCAATCCAGCTGCCTGCGGACGCCACCGCGGAACGCACGCTCGAAGCAGTCAAGAAATACGAAACCTACATTGCATCGCGCCCCAGCATCCAGTCCAGCATGTCCATTCTGGGCTTCGGCTTCTCGGGTTCCGGTGCCAACACCGCAATGGCTTTTACCGTGTTGAAGGACTGGAAAGAGCGCAATGGAACGACTTCCCAAAGTGAAGCCGCGCTAACGCAGGAGGCGATGGCTAGTCTCAACGAAGGAACGGCGATGAACATGCTGCCACCGGCCATTGACGAGTTGGGCACCAGTTCTGGTTTCACTATGCAATTGTTGGATCGCGCAAACCGGGGCTATCCCGCACTGCTGGCGGCCCAATCGCAGCTGCTGGGCTTGGCCGCGCAAAGCAAAATCGTCAATGGGGTCTATCCATACGGCCTGCCGACAGGCACCAGCATCCGCCTGGACATTGACAGGCTAAAAGCCGAGGCACTGGGCGTCCCGTTCACAGGCATCAGTGAGATGCTGTCTACAGCCATGGGATCGACGTATGTGGGCGATTTCCCCAATGCCGGGCGCATGCAGCAAATCATCATTCAGGCCGATGCTCCGGCACGCATGCAGATCGACCAGGTGCTCAAACTGCACGTGCGCAACGCCCGCGGTGGCATGGTTCCCCTGTCAGAACTTGTGCGACCCGTGTGGAATGAAACGCCGGTACAAATGGTGCGCTTCCAGGGGTTTCCATCGATGCGCCTTTCAGGAAATGCTGGCCCCGGCGTATCCAGTGGTGCCGCCATGGCAGAGATGGAGCGGCTGGCGCAACAGCTGCCACCGGGCTTTGCGGTGGCCTGGACGGGGCAATCGCTGCAAGAGCGGCAATCTGCTTCGCAAGCGCCCATGCTGATGGCTCTGTCGATGCTTGTGGTGTTCCTGGTGCTTGCCGCACTCTACGAGAGCTGGACGATTCCGTTGTCCGTGATGCTGGTCGTACCGCTCGGGTTGATCGGTGCAGTCGCTGCTGTGATGCTGCGCGGCTTGCCGAATGATGTGTTCTTTAAGGTCGGCATGATCACGGTGATCGGCCTGTCGGCGAAGAATGCCATTTTGATCATCGAGTTCGCCAAGCAGCTTCGCGAACAGGGTAAGGGCTTGGTGGAGTCTGCCGTAGAAGCGGCGCGGCTGCGGCTACGTCCGATTCTGATGACCTCATTGGCCTTTGGCTTGGGCGTGGTTCCGCTGGTCATTGCTAGCGGTGCCAGCGCTGAAACCCAGCATGCGATCGGCACCGGTGTACTGGGCGGCGTGATCGCTGCCACCGTGTTGGCCATTTTCTTCGTACCCGTTTTCTTTGTGTTTGTGATGGGGTGGCAGGAGCGTATCAAACAGCGCTGGGCAGGGCGCACTGCAGCCATTGCGATTTCCCCACCCCAAGAGAGTTGA
- a CDS encoding NAD(P)/FAD-dependent oxidoreductase, protein MKHIDFAVIGGSYAGLSAALQLARARRNVLVVDAGQRRNRFVDVAGETSHGFLTQDGRPPAEIAADAREQLMNYPNVEWMHGTAEDARVAADGRLEFRVGHETISSHRLILATGVRDELPPVPGLAERWGRSIFHCPYCHGYEMNAGSIGIIAASPLALHHALMLPDWGNPTLFLNGAYSPSAEDLAAIARRGTQIEATPIARIDGVADVVLQDGRTIRLNGLFTQPHTVLASPVAEQLGCALEDGPMGRFIKVDEGKATSVPNVFACGDAAQAAGNVTLAVADGAMAGFGAHRASMV, encoded by the coding sequence GTGAAGCACATAGACTTTGCCGTTATCGGCGGCAGCTACGCCGGCCTGTCCGCCGCCCTGCAACTGGCGCGCGCCCGTCGCAACGTACTGGTAGTAGACGCCGGCCAGCGCCGCAACCGATTTGTGGACGTGGCGGGAGAAACATCGCACGGCTTTTTGACGCAAGACGGCCGCCCGCCCGCCGAGATTGCCGCCGACGCGCGCGAGCAGCTGATGAACTACCCCAACGTGGAATGGATGCACGGCACCGCAGAAGACGCGCGTGTGGCAGCGGATGGGCGGCTGGAGTTTCGCGTGGGCCACGAGACCATCAGCTCCCACCGGCTCATCCTGGCCACCGGCGTGCGCGACGAGCTGCCGCCCGTGCCCGGTCTGGCCGAGCGCTGGGGCCGCAGCATCTTCCACTGCCCGTATTGCCACGGCTACGAGATGAACGCCGGCTCCATCGGCATCATCGCCGCGTCACCCCTGGCGCTGCACCACGCGCTCATGCTGCCGGACTGGGGCAACCCCACGCTGTTCCTGAACGGCGCCTACTCTCCCAGCGCCGAAGACTTGGCTGCCATCGCCCGCCGCGGCACGCAGATAGAGGCCACGCCCATTGCGCGCATAGACGGCGTGGCCGACGTGGTGCTGCAAGACGGCCGCACGATTCGCTTGAACGGCCTGTTCACCCAGCCACACACCGTGCTAGCCAGCCCCGTGGCCGAGCAACTGGGCTGCGCGCTGGAGGATGGCCCGATGGGCAGGTTCATCAAGGTAGACGAAGGCAAGGCCACCAGCGTGCCGAATGTGTTTGCGTGCGGGGATGCCGCGCAGGCGGCGGGGAATGTGACGCTAGCGGTGGCAGATGGGGCGATGGCGGGGTTTGGGGCGCATCGGGCTTCGATGGTTTAA
- a CDS encoding Rrf2 family transcriptional regulator produces the protein MKQNSQLSDILHVLLHMAEGEGPATSEALAAAMQTNPVVLRRLMGGLRDAGFVVSAKGHGGGWVLACDMDRITLGDVYQALGAPPLVSMGFREDRPTCLVAQTVNDALAGAAEEAEALLLKRFGAVTLATLSADFHRRMVQHKASGHAGHHHLKEHTS, from the coding sequence ATGAAACAGAATAGCCAACTCTCCGACATCCTCCACGTGCTGCTGCACATGGCCGAGGGCGAAGGCCCTGCCACCTCCGAGGCGTTGGCCGCCGCCATGCAAACCAACCCCGTGGTGCTGCGCCGCCTGATGGGCGGCCTGCGCGACGCCGGGTTTGTGGTGTCGGCCAAGGGCCACGGCGGCGGCTGGGTGCTGGCGTGCGACATGGACCGCATCACCCTGGGCGATGTGTACCAGGCGCTGGGCGCACCACCGCTGGTGTCAATGGGTTTTAGAGAGGACCGGCCCACCTGCCTGGTCGCCCAAACGGTGAACGATGCGCTGGCCGGTGCCGCCGAAGAGGCCGAGGCCCTGCTGCTCAAACGTTTTGGAGCCGTCACCCTGGCCACGCTGTCGGCCGACTTTCACCGCCGCATGGTGCAGCACAAGGCATCGGGCCATGCAGGCCACCACCATTTGAAAGAACACACATCGTGA
- a CDS encoding MFS transporter: MLNNSTIDPGPHWRLRFWSIFGGQSLSLIGSALTQFVLVWWITDTTGSMSALAVAGLAAMLPQALLSPLGGILADRYSRRLLMISADAVSALCMVVLIILFATEQVALWHIYTMMAIRSAMQAFQAPAAMASVAMLVPASYLIRAGGLSQALQSLTIVFAAPLGALAISAMLIGWALAIDVATAVLGIVPLLCFKIPQALEANRKAQNVWRDFQDGVGWVWKTPGLRQLYALLAVVVLSVMPAFTLVPLLVKEHFSGGATHVALMEGFSGIGMVLGGLLVAAMAPRRPMLWILLGFSVSCLAMALTALAPSRLFSVAVAWWVISGVTFVLADAPLVALLQGIVPNQMQGRVFSLLNSIMGLAAPVGLALLTPLGELVGVRALFVIAGLLGAGVSLAGFLSPSLMRLDHPATACTGRRPIGGD, translated from the coding sequence ATGCTCAATAATTCAACTATCGATCCGGGGCCGCACTGGCGTTTAAGGTTCTGGAGCATCTTCGGCGGCCAGTCGCTGTCGTTGATTGGCTCTGCACTGACGCAGTTCGTCCTGGTCTGGTGGATTACCGATACCACGGGAAGCATGTCGGCCCTGGCAGTGGCGGGTTTGGCAGCTATGTTGCCCCAAGCCCTGCTCAGCCCGCTGGGTGGCATCCTGGCGGATCGCTACAGCCGGCGCCTGCTGATGATCAGTGCAGATGCGGTCAGTGCGCTGTGTATGGTTGTGCTGATCATTCTGTTCGCGACTGAACAGGTAGCACTCTGGCACATCTACACGATGATGGCCATTCGCAGTGCCATGCAAGCTTTCCAGGCGCCCGCCGCGATGGCCAGTGTGGCCATGCTGGTTCCTGCCAGCTATCTGATACGCGCAGGTGGACTGAGCCAGGCACTGCAAAGTCTGACGATAGTCTTCGCCGCTCCCTTGGGAGCGTTGGCCATCAGTGCCATGCTGATAGGCTGGGCGCTGGCAATTGATGTCGCTACGGCTGTGCTGGGAATCGTGCCATTGCTGTGCTTCAAAATTCCGCAAGCCCTTGAGGCCAATCGGAAAGCACAAAACGTCTGGCGTGATTTTCAGGATGGCGTCGGTTGGGTCTGGAAAACGCCCGGGCTGCGGCAACTCTATGCCCTGCTTGCGGTGGTGGTCCTATCTGTGATGCCGGCATTTACACTGGTACCGCTGTTGGTGAAAGAACACTTCTCTGGCGGCGCAACCCACGTGGCCTTGATGGAAGGTTTTTCGGGGATTGGAATGGTGCTCGGTGGCTTGCTCGTGGCCGCAATGGCCCCTCGCAGGCCGATGCTGTGGATTCTGCTGGGGTTTTCCGTGTCTTGCCTTGCCATGGCGCTCACTGCGCTGGCACCCAGCAGATTGTTCAGCGTGGCGGTTGCCTGGTGGGTTATCAGCGGCGTCACCTTTGTGCTCGCAGATGCTCCCTTGGTCGCATTGCTTCAGGGCATCGTGCCCAATCAAATGCAAGGGCGCGTTTTTTCGTTGCTCAACAGCATCATGGGTCTGGCTGCGCCCGTAGGCTTGGCGTTGCTCACGCCTTTGGGTGAGTTGGTGGGCGTGCGAGCACTGTTTGTGATTGCTGGACTACTCGGCGCTGGAGTCAGTCTTGCGGGATTTCTCTCGCCTTCACTCATGCGCTTGGACCACCCTGCGACAGCCTGCACAGGGCGTAGACCGATCGGTGGAGATTAG
- a CDS encoding DinB family protein has protein sequence MSLAILKTLFAQKTWANAELLDAMHLVDPVQHAEPLHTAIRTLNHIYVVDRIFRAHLLGEAHGYTQTNTDDTPALGDLNFAAAETDHWFEAYVAGLSEAALAENLHFQFTDGDAGRMTREEMLFHVLAHGSYHRGNVGQVLKGIGMAPPRDLLTKFLHQREPARRQPV, from the coding sequence ATGTCCCTCGCCATTCTCAAAACCCTGTTCGCCCAGAAGACGTGGGCCAATGCCGAGTTGTTAGATGCCATGCATCTTGTGGACCCGGTGCAGCATGCCGAGCCGCTGCACACGGCCATCCGCACGCTGAACCACATCTACGTGGTGGACCGCATCTTCCGCGCCCATTTGTTGGGCGAGGCGCATGGCTACACCCAGACCAATACCGACGACACGCCCGCGTTAGGTGATTTGAATTTCGCCGCTGCCGAGACGGACCACTGGTTTGAGGCCTATGTGGCGGGGCTGAGTGAAGCTGCGCTGGCTGAGAACCTGCACTTTCAGTTCACCGATGGGGATGCCGGCCGCATGACGCGCGAGGAGATGCTCTTTCACGTGCTGGCCCACGGCTCGTACCACCGTGGCAATGTGGGGCAGGTGCTCAAGGGCATAGGCATGGCGCCGCCGCGTGACTTGCTCACCAAGTTTTTGCATCAGCGCGAGCCGGCACGGCGCCAGCCCGTTTGA